GTGACCTCTGGGAGGGTGCTCTGTGTGACGCCACTATGTCCCCGCCCACTGACCGTGCGATcaagtggaggggcggggcctactAGTGACACCACCCTGGCCCCGCCCACTGACCGTGTGACCTATGGGAGGGGAGGGCGCTCTGTATGACGTCGCCGTGTACCCGCCCACTGACCATGTGACCTCTGGGAGGGTGTTCTGCGTGACGTCACTATGTCCCCGCCCATTGATCATGCGACCaagtgggggggcggggcctcttcAGTGACGTCCCGCCCATTGCCCACGTGACCTCCATGAGAGGGGCGTGACCTCTATGTGACGTCACCCCGGGGCCGTGCCGGGATTGGCCGGTGACGTTTCCCGCCCCCCACGCGCGCGCCCGCCCCCTTGTCCCTGCCCCGAGGgctgccgggaggcggagggcctGCGCCTCGGCCTGCAGCAGGTGGGGACCGtccccgctcattcattcattcctgcattcattcattcatccagtcctatttattgagcgccttctgggtgcagagcactgtactgagcgcttgggaaggacaagttggcaacaggtagagacggtccctccccaccggGTCCCCCGAGGGCCCTTCGCCCGCCAAACCTCCCTCTGCCCGGACCCACGGAGAAGCGGAGAGAGCCCGGCCTGGGGACggcacaggtcgtgggttcaaatcctaatcataataatgatgatgacggcatttgttaagcgcttactatatgctaagcactgttctaagcgctggggaggttacgaggtgatcaggttgtcgcagtcttcatccccataataataataataatggtatttgttaaacacttgctatgtgccaagcactgttctaagcgctggggagataacgaggtgatcaggttgtcgcagtcttcatccccataataataataataatgatggcatttgttaaacacttgctatgtgccaagcactgttctaagcgctggggaggtttcgaggtgatcaggttgtcgcagtcttcatccccataataataataataatggcatttgttaaacacttgctatgtgccaagcactgttctaagcgctggggaggtttcgaggagatcaggttgtcttcatccccataataataataataatggcatttgctaaacacttgctatgtgccaagcactgttctaagcgctggggaggtttcgaggagatcaggttgtcttcatccccataataataataataatggcatttgctaaacacttgctatgtgccaagcactgttctaagcgctggggaggtttcgaggagatcaggttgtcttcatccccataataataataataatggcatttgctaaacacttgctatgtgccaagcactgttctaagcgctggggaggtttcgaggagatcaggttgtcttcatccccataataataataataatggcatttgctaaacacttgctatgtgccaagcactgttctaagcgctggggaggtttcgaggagatcaggttgtcttcatccccataataataataataatggcatttgctaaacacttgctatgtgccaagcactgttctaagcgctggggaggttacgaggtgatcaggttgtcttcatccccataataataataataatggcatttgttaaacacttactatgtgccaagcactgttctaagcgctggggaggtttcgaggagatcaggttgtcttcatccccataataataataataatggcatttgctaaacacttgctatgtgccaagcactgttctaagcgctggggaggttacgaggtgatcaggttgtcttcatccccataataataataataatggcatttgctaaacacttgctatgtgccaagcactgttctaagcgctggggaggtttcgaggtgatcaggttgtcttcgtccccataataataataataatggcatttgttaaacacttgctatgtgccaagcactgttctaagcgctggggaggttacgaggtgatcgggttgtcccccggggggctcacagtcttcgtccccataataataataatggcatttgttgagcgcttactatgtgccaagcactgttccaaacgctggggaggttacgaggtgatcgggttgccccacgggggatcacagtcttcatcctcataataataataatagtggcatttattaataataataacgatggcatttgttaagcactttgtgcagagcactgttctaagtgctggggggcggctacaaggtgatcaggttgtccggggggcgctcacagtcttcatccccattttacagatgagggaactgaggcccagagaagtgaagtgacttgcccaaggtcacacagcagacatgtggtggagccgggattcgaacccatgacctctgactccaaagcccgggctctttccattgtggcaagcactgttctaagcgcgggggaggttacaaggtgatcaggttgtcccacggggggggtgctccctgtcttcatccccataataataaaaatggcatttgttaaacacttactatgtgcaaagcactgttctaagcgccggggaggttacgaggtgatcgggttgtcccccgaggggttcccagtcttcatccccatttgacagatgagggaactgaggcccagagaagtgaagtgacttgcccagagtcacccagctgacagttggtggagccgggatttgaactcgtgacctcggactccaaagcccgggctctctccactgagccacgctgcttctccgacactcgtcagccgtgtgactttgggcaagtcacttctctgggcctcagcgacctcgtctgtaaaatgggggtgaagactgagccccacgtgggacaacctgatcacctatctccccagcgcttaggacagggcttggcacttagtaagcgcttaacaaataccattattattattattattgttatggggcgAGCAAGGGAAGAGATTCACGGCTCTGCTTGGAGCCCCGGGGCTTGGGCACGGGATGGGGAAAGGGTGTTGGCGCGGGTGACGTCGTCCCTGGGCAGCTGGGTCAGGGAGCAGGCCTCATTaaattcagtcgtacttattgagcgcttactgtgtgcagagcactggactaagcgcttggcaagtacaagttggcaacaggtacaagttggcaacttggaagggttggggtggggaactGGGCGAAGGGAAGTGAAGTACCCCCCGGGGTGGCAACTAcagctggaataataatataataataaataatcgttaagcgcttattccgtgccaagcgctgttctgaacgCTGAATCAGTGCGGTCTactaggtagagcacgggcttgggacctcagaaggacctgggttctaatttcgtctCCGCCACGCatgtgctgtgcgaccttgagcaagtcacttcactgctctgcttattaagcgctgcttctcgagaagcagcgtggctcagtggaaagagtacgggctttggagtcagaggtcatgggttcaaatcccaccaactgtcagctgtgtgactttgggcaagtcacttcacttctctgggcctcagttacctcatctgtaaaatggggatgaagactgtcccctgtgggacaacctgatcaccttgtatcctccccagtgctcagaacagtgctttgcacacagtaagtgcttaataaatgccattattattattattattctctttgcctcagttcccttatctgtaaaatggggatgaagactgtgagccccatgtgggacactctgattaccttgtatcttccccagtgcttagaacggtgcttggcacatagtaagcgcttaacaaataccatcatcattatttttattctgtgtgcctcagttccctcggctgtaaaatgggcattaagggcttgagtctcgtgtgggacagggaccgtgtccggctTGGAAAAcattatcttagagaagcagcgtggctcagtggaaagagcccgggctttggagtcagaggtcatgagttcaaatcccagctccgccacttgtcagctgggtgactgttggcaagtcgcttcacttctctgggcctcagttccctcatctgtaaaatggggttgaagactgtgagccccccgtgggacaacctgctcaacttgtaacctccccagcgcttagaacagtgcacatagtaagcgcttaataaatgccatcattattattattattatctaccccagcgcttagtacggtggctgacacctagtcagtgcttaaagaataccatagactgtgagcccgctgttgggtagggactgtctgtatatgttgccaatttgtacttcccaagcgcttagtacagtgctctgcgcatagtgagcgctcaataaatacgattgatgatgataagagaaaCGGAGGCAAACCTCTGGCTCACCCATCcgccctcctgtctccccagcaCGTCCCCAAGTCCAGGATGGGGGTCCTGGTCGGTGCCCGCGGAGTGGTCGGGCTACTGCTTGGCACcgccacgggcctgggactcctcTGTGCCCTCTACATCCACCGGAGGCGACGGCCCCGGGCCCTCGTCGGGAGCCAGGGCTTGCCCAACTCCCTGGGCTACACCCGGACCTCAGAATCCCACCTGCACGGTACTGGCCGCCGGGTGCGGGGGGAAAGCGCATCCTCggttgagggggaaggaggagggcggtGCAGGGGGTCTGCCCGGCTCGCTCGGATGGAGAGAAATCTCCCACCGAGAGGTTatagtggggaatcaatcaatcaatcgtatttattgagcgcttactatgtgcagagcactgtactaagcgcttgggaagtacaaattggcatcacatagagacagtccctacccaacagtgggctcacagtctaaaagggggagacagagaacagaaccaaacataccaacaaaataaaataagtaggatagaaatgtacaagcaaaataaataaataaatagagtaataaatatgtacaaccatatatacatatatacaggtgctgtggggaagggaaggaggtaagacggggggatggagagggggacgagggggagaggaaagaaggggctcagtctgggaaggcctcctggaggaggtgagctctcagcagggccttgaagggaggaagagagcgagcttggcggatgggcagagggattgggggcattccaggcccgggggaggacgtgggccgggggccgatggcgggacaggcgagagcgaggtacagtgaggagattagtggtggaggagcggagggtgcgggctgggcagtagaaggagagaagggcccgGTTCTGGTGCCCTTCCTGCCCCGAACCGGGCAGGGCGAGGTGCCCACCGGGCCGGACGTGAGCCCCATCTCCCGATGGGGCGTCTGGCCGGCAGTGCCAGCCCAGAGTCGCGGCCCGCGAAAGCCTTTAGCGGTCCGAAGGGACCCACCGGTCCGGCCCCAGTGCCCTCCTCGCTGAGTCTCAGAGCCCGGGTAGGGGCCGGGCGGGTCTGGGCATCCCCACGTGCCAGCGTCCGGGGTGGCGGTCTCTCCAGAGGAGCGGTGGGCCCTTCGGCTCACGGCGGggaggcccggggcccgggaggTCGCCCAGGGGAGAGGCCGAACCGGGCCTCCCTTTGCCACGCAGCGGCGGCGGCGCGGCCCCCGGGGGAGGCGGGCGACGCGGTGGCGCTGGCCCGGCCCCCCCGGGGCGAGGCCGGACCTGCTGCTGGACCACCTGGACCTGGTGGTGAGCGGCCTGAGCGAGCTGCGGCGGGAGGTGGAGGAGCTGCGCGGCAGCCTGCCGAGCCTGGCCCAGGAGATCGTGGGCCAAGTCAGGTGGGTCTGCCCCGCTCCCCGAGGGGAGCCCGGGCcgaggggggccggggaggggcccaCGCTCCCTCTGAAcactcggcctcctcctcctcttcctcctaggtcCCACCTGGAAGGCCAGAGAGGCACTCGACGGCGGCGCTTCCTCTACCACCGCGAGCGGAGCGACTCCACGGGCTCCAGCTCCATCTACTTCACTGCCAGCTCCGGCGGGGCCCTGACCGACGGCGAGAGCGAGGGCGGGTGAGcgcttcccctcaatcaatcaatcaatcaatcaatcgtatttattgagcgcttactatgtgcagagcgctgtactaagcgcttgggaagtacaaattggcatcacatagagacagtccctacccaacagtgggctcacagtctaaaagggggagacagagaacagaaccaaacataccaacaaaataaaataagtaggatagaaatgtacaagttaaataaataaatagagtaataaatatgtacaaccatatatacatatatacaggtgctgtggggaagggaaggaggtaagatggggggatggagagggggacgagggggagaggaaggaaggggctgagtgtgggaaggcctcctggaggaggtgagctctcagtagggccttgaagggaggaagagagctagtttggtggatgggcagagggattgagggcattccgggccgggggaggacgtgggccgggggtcgatggcgggacaggcgagagcgaggtacagtgaggagattagcggtggaggagcggagggtgcgggctgggctggagaaggacagaagggaggtgaggtaggagggggcgaggggatggatggacagccttgaagcccagggtgaggagtttctgcctgatgcgcagattgatcggtagccgttggaggtttttgaggaggggagtaatatgtccagagcgtttctggacaaagataatccgggcagcagcatgaagtatggattgaagtggagagagacacgaggatgggagatcagagagaaggctggtgcagcagtccagacgggataggatgagagcttgaatgagcaggggagcggtttggatggagtccTCAGTTCTGGCGGGCAGTTGGGGTGAGCCTGCTCCAGAAAGGGCAGGGAACGGGGGCGGTGCCCACTGGGGGGGCCATCCAGTGCCATCCGAGAGGAGGGTGGCATCGTCTAGGGGCCACGGTACCAGCCAGGGCCATCCTCCCTGCCCacgttgtagtagtagtaatagtatttattaagcgcgtactgggTTCAGAGCCCCGTACTACGTGCCGGGAGAGGATGCACAGTTGAGAATTAGACCCAGTTCCTCGCAAGTCTAACGATAGTAtttcgtagtatttgttaagcacttactgtgtgttaaacactgttctaagtgttgggatatcaatcaatcctatttattgagcgcttactgtgtgcacagcactgtactaagcgcttgggaagtacaagttggcaacatagagatagaTGCAAGGTAGATGCAAGTCAGTTACACTGGGCACATtcgcagtagagaagcagcgtggctcagtggagagagcccggggtttggagtcagaggtcatgggttcaaatcccagctctgcccattgtcagctgtgtgactttgggcaatcatgtcacttctctgggcctcagttacctcatctggaaaatggggatgaagactgtgaccccccccgtaggacaacctgatcaccttgtaacctccccggcgcttagaacagtgctttgcacatagcgcttaataaatgccatcattattattattatccctgtcctgcttgaggctcccagtctaagctggagagagaacaggagaactgaggcatagagcagttaagtgccttgctcggggtcccacagcaagcagctggcagaggcaggattagaacccaggcccgggctccatccactaggcctgtCGGGAATGGGGGGCACGTCTGACCGGGGATACCggcctggggagggaaggagggcatttccgTCCGTGATTATTGCCCCGGTTGAATAACGGAGGGGTGTTCTGTTCAGGGTTACTCACTGGAGGGGCGGCCTCTCATCGAGATCCCTGCGGGGGCAAGGAGCCGggccggaggggtggggggtctggACCCGGCCCTCCCCGGCGCTCTGACCCGAACGCCCCGGCGCCTCCCACGCAGCTACACCACGGCCAACGCGGAGTCCGATTACGAGGGCGGCCAGACGGACGGAGACAGCGAGGACGGCGGCGAGGCGGCGGGCGAGGCCGGCGGCGAGGAGGCCGGGGACCAGCTGGAGCCGGCGGCGGGGGGCGAGGAGCTGGGCCCGCTCCTGCAGCGGGCGGATGACCTGCACCGGGGCGGCGAGCAGGACAAGAGGGACGCCTTCCAGCTGCTGCTCAACAACAAGCCCGTGGTAACTAAttccatcctacttattgagcgtgcgcagagcagtgtgttaagcgcttgcgaaaggacagtacaacaataaacagacacattccgtgtccgTATAACGAGGTGACGGCTCCACTCCGGGCCTTCTCGTCTCCCTCCCTTTGTCTTCTCCTTCCCCGGATGCCAACCTCGTTTTTGAGAGGCTcccaaaggggcaggaggagggagggaggacggggaaaGGCTAAAGGCGCGGTCCCGGCAACCCAGCCCCGTGTCCGTCCGATCCACAGTACGGCGACCGGCAGGACTTTCTGTGGCGCCTCGCCCGGGCCTACAGCGACATGTATGAGCTGACTGAAGAGGCGGATGAGAAGAAATCGTACGCGGTGGGCGGTGAGTCCCGGTGGGCAGGGGCCTGGTGAgggtcaggggaggaggggatgggtggATGAGTGGTATTTGGGGTAAGGAGCGGTCCCCGTCTTGGGCTTTCTGGTGCCCGGACATCGTGCTGGGGCAGCCTGCGTAGACAGCGGGAGGGTAGATGgggattggggggaaaggggtggggtggaAGGCCACACTGATCAAAAATAAAGACGCAGGAGCCTTTGGTCTCGGCCTGGCAGAGAGACTCGTGACTGGGGGAGGTTTGGCCGGCCGCTTGGCTCGCCAACGTGGTTGCCCAGCTTCTGGggactggtggggagggggtggccaggACTGGCCGGAAGGCCCCCGTTACTGGTGTCTCTGGGGCCTCCTCCGGGGCATGGGCCGACTCCCAACTTTGACCTCGCAGGGAAGGAAGAGGCCGAGGCCGCCCTGCAGCTGGGGGACGAGAGCCCCGAGTGTCACCAGTGGTACGTggcggcccgcccgcccacccccagCGGGGCCGGGGTTGGAGTGAGGGTCCGCGGGGCGGAGGGTAGAATGACCTCCCTCCCTGTGCCGTGGCAGGAACGTCCAGGCCTCCGGGGCCggtgagggttgggggtgggtaaGGGGCTTCACGGTCACCTCGGCCCCCTCTGGGTCTCCGGGTTGGGCTGTGGATGGCTGCTCCGAGGCCTCTTATTTTCCCCGCTTGCTCCTCTCTGCTCTGAATTGGATCCGCCCGATCCCGTCCCGCGGGACGGGGGGAGCGGAGATGGGGTCCCAGCCCGCGGGGAGCTCTAGGTGTTCAGGGGGTGCCGAGGAGTGAAACCCGAGagttggggtgggcagggag
Above is a window of Tachyglossus aculeatus isolate mTacAcu1 chromosome 12 unlocalized genomic scaffold, mTacAcu1.pri SUPER_6_unloc_1, whole genome shotgun sequence DNA encoding:
- the RMDN3 gene encoding LOW QUALITY PROTEIN: regulator of microtubule dynamics protein 3 (The sequence of the model RefSeq protein was modified relative to this genomic sequence to represent the inferred CDS: deleted 1 base in 1 codon) — translated: PCPCPEGCREAEGLRLGLQQHVPKSRMGVLVGARGVVGLLLGTATGLGLLCALYIHRRRRPRALVGSQGLPNSLGYTRTSESHLHAAAARPPGEAGDAVALPGPPGARPDLLLDHLDLVVSGLSELRREVEELRGSLPSLAQEIVGQVRSHLEGQRGTRRRRFLYHRERSDSTGSSSIYFTASSGGALTDGESEGGYTTANAESDYEGGQTDGDSEDGGEAAGEAGGEEAGDQLEPAAGGEELGPLLQRADDLHRGGEQDKRDAFQLLLNNKPVYGDRQDFLWRLARAYSDMYELTEEADEKKSYAVGGKEEAEAALQLGDESPECHQWYAVLGSQVGEHEGIQKRIQSGFVFKEHVDRAISLQPDNPRTHFLLGRWCYQVAHLTWLERKTVSALYDSPPSASVHDALRSFLKVEELKPGFSKAGRVYISKCYKELGNNTMATQWLKQALELPDVTKEDSACHEDLEDLQATLIY